ACGCTTAAGTATGAAGACATGAAGGAAAAAAAGATCAAACTATTTCCGCATATTTGAAACTTAGATATCTGATAATTAGCATCAGGGTTTACAAATTTAATAAACTGATAGAAGTCGCATTGAGGGCTTATCTAACATTCAGTCATACCTATTTCAAGTTCAGGAAGATGACCATTTGGCCATATATTTGGTCGGCAATATGATGGATACCTGCAGGTTAAAAATCATCAGAGGTTTAAGATGTTCGATCACAGTAATTAAGATGATCATTTAGGGTACAAACATTTTACCTACTTACAAGTACATTGTCAGTAGTAGGGACATCGAAAACGGGGTTTGCATAAAAGGAACCTTTGAATGTGTCTGCATGAAGTAATCAAGTCATATTAGGAACACGGTTCAGGTCATGACTCTCGAGTATAAAACTAagggagcagagcagagctcAACAGATAGTCCAAAAACTTAAGTTTCCTGTTCTTTCTTCCCCCCCTATCTTTTTCCCACTTTACAACAACCACTCGAGGATGCATGATTTGGCAGAAGTAACAGAATGAACAAGTGTTTACCAAGTTTTCCGGACTCAAGTTTCTCCTTCCCATGACTCCATCCAAAATTGTACCTGCAAATGGCATGTGCACATGATTCAGATAAGCTAGTGGTTGTTACACACAAGCATCAATTGCCAAAGGGTGCTTAGTCTAGCGGTTAAGACACTCAAGCGGCACTTCACAGGTCTTGAGTTCGAATCCCTATgtgagcgaatttcaggctgtggttaaaaaaatcctctcgccggtcccgtgtgccaaagcactggtttAGAGCcggcccaggtcggcctgaggaccgTGTATGGCTCAGTCAATTCCCATGGGTTACGGttcccagtgtcagggcggggctggggttcggggattttctcggtcggggaagccgaggcttcttcttagattaataccggtggggcggtctttccccacccggccgagtttaCACACAAGCATCAATTCAAATTAGGAGCTTTTAGGTGGGGCAATTCATGATGAAATTCTTGCTAAAAGCACCACCTGCTATCTGGGTCTTCAAGCTGTTTCTTCACATCTTCAGGAAGGCTTGCAATTCTGGTAAACAAGCAAGGGGCAAGTATTTCAGCACACAAATAACTAAAAATCCTGTCGCCGTGTGGAATGCATTCCCCACATCACTGAAACGCGAGGCAAAATATGACACGATAACGACATGCCTTGGTGCCAAGCGCAGCAGACTCTTCCTTAGCTCGGGAAAACCAGGCACCTGCGCGCACAAAGCAAGAGAGAGCCCCCGATAAATGCAGTTCACGAATGAACTCCATCGACCACTTCGATTTTTCTCCCGTAAGAAACGCATTGAGTTGCATAAAGCTGGTCCTACTCAGTACTCACACTGGCAATGGAGATGATGCCGAGCCCGCGGGGCCCGAGCATGGAAAAAAATTTCGACCGGTAAATCCGGTTTACCGGAAAATTTACCGTTACCGGTAGTGTCCGAGAAATGGATTTCGGTGATATTTCGCATTTACcgttttcaaatttgaaaatttcaaaaaaattatataaaataggGTAAAAATCTGATAAAAAACTAGACATTTTTATGAGCATTTTGGACTAATATTTTTTGTTGAAATGTAACCTCATATGttgtgtaaaaaaaaaagaaaatgagctTTTACTGTTGAACGACTCACCTTATCCATTCGCACGCCCCGAGCAGCCGTCCACCCTCCCCATTTCTCCTCCTCCAGTCCTCCGACACCCGAGCTGCTCCCTCCTTGGCTCCCGGCGATTTCCGACCGGATCCCACCGGTTTCCGCGCTCGTGGAGGCGGTTTCCGACCGGCAAGAAGAGGTTTccgggcgggcgcgggcgccggtgCCGCTGCCGGCCGCTCCCGTCATTTCCCGAGCGGAAATCGGGGTGTTTCGGCCGGATTTCGTCGCCGGTCGCGCGTAGGTTCCGCTTGCTCCGGGTTTTGCGGTTTTCGGCAGTTCCGGCCGGTAAATCTTTGATTCCGACCGGTTTTTCTCCCTACCGACCGGATCCGGCTGCTGTGGGTAaggttttttttgtttgaatttttttatggtAGCAAGTAGTGTAATATAAGTATTAGTAGAAGTATACAATGTTTTTATGGATTAGAAAACGAGAATGTGCATGTATTTGTTATTCATGTTTTGTTATGTATGTGTATGAGTACAAATGTGAAAATTAATATGCATGTGTTATGACAAATTGAGAATGTGCATGTTTTTTTGGTATGTGAATATGCATGTGcatgtgtatgaatgttgcacCGTTGCAGGTAAATGGTTGACCCTGTTTGGGAGCATGGAGAAAAAAGGGGATCGGGTTTCAAGTGCAAGTATTGTGGCACATCAAAGAGCGGTGGAGGGGCAACACGGTTCAAGGACCACTTGGCACATAGAGGTCATGATGTTATTGATTGCCCTTCGGTTCCCCCCGCGGTGAAGAACTTTTTCATTAGTGAGTTGGACAAGATAAAGGCGAAGAAGTATGAAAGACAGCAAGATAGACGTAGGAGAGATGCTGCAGCTCGAAGTACTCAATATGTTGACTTTGaaggtgaggaagaagaagaagaagagcaggaTGATGAGTTGCAGCAAGCTTTGAGACATTCACGGGAAGAGTATGAGTTTAGGCAAAGGGCTGGTCCAAGGTATGAGAGGGGTGGTGGTTCTGGATCAGGCCAGGCACGGGATCCAGGTGGTGGCTCTAGACCAATTGGGAGGATGTTTTCTAGGAGTCGGTCACATATCCCCGAGCGGGCAAGGGACTATAACCTTGCTACTGCTTCCGGACCGAGGCAGCAGAGGATTGATACGGGGCCTTGGACGTCTAAGGGGAGGACTGCGAGAGAGTTGCTGGGTAGGGCGTGGTCAAAGGCTTGCCACTCCGTTGGTATTCCTGGACGGAAGGTAGATGACCCTTACTTTAGGGCGGCCATCATAGAGACACAGAAACAAGGTAAATAATCATTTATTATTGCATGCCAATTTGTATTGTACATCCCGGATCATATGTGATTATTGCATGCAGGTACTGGGGTCACGATCCCAACTGGGAGGGACATTGATGGAAAATATCTTTCAGAGAACGTGGAGGAGATAAAGAAGGAGATCAACAAGTGGAAGCAAGAGTTCCCTGAGTATGGTGCCACTATCATATGTGATTCATGGACCGGTATTTCTCGCAATAGCGTAATCAACTTCTTGGTATATTGCAATGGAATGATGTACTTCTGGAAGTCTATTGATGTAACTGGAAAAATACAAGATCATCATCTCATACTTAAGGTAatcatttgtatttttctaatgGATCATGACATTTGTAAGAATTTGTAGTTTTCTAATGGATTCCAACAACTTGCAGGAGATAACAATTGTTCTGAACGATATAGGGCCAGAAGATGTGATTCAGATAGTCACTGATAATGGCAGCAACTTTAAGAAGGCTTGCAAGCTGTTGGCAGAGGAGTACCCTCACATTGTGTGGCAGCCATGTCTTGCCCACACGATCAACCTCATTCTTAAAGATATTGGAAAGTGGGATGATCACAAGGCCATGATTCAGAGTGCCCAATATATTTGTCAATGGTTATACAATTCTAATAGTGTGCACTCCATGTTTAAGAGTGCCACTGGTGGGGAGCTAGTTAAATGGAATGCAACAAGATTTGGCACTAACTATATGTTTCTGGAGAGTTttatgaagaagaaagatcaattTATGATATGGATGATGTCAACTGAATATAGATCATCACGCCACTACAAGACTGAAGCAGGCAAGTATGCATTCGAATGCATGACCTCTGTTCAATGGTGGGCAAACATGCAGTATGTTATTAATGATGTGGAGCCTCTCTATTCTTTTTTGCGATTTGCTGATCAAGACAAGACTCCAACTTTGGGTGAAGTTCTTATGGAGTACGGCAGCCTCAAGCGTACATATCATACCCGGTTCCATTCAGATATGGCAAGGTGTGACAGGATCATGGAAATTGTTGACAGAAGGTTGGCTAGTGTGTTCGAAGGTACGTATGCGCACACTGCTTGTGCCGTACACCCATATGCTTGTTATGCGTTTGGAATATCAGAAAATGTCTTTGGAGACCTTCGGAAAGGGCTGGAGAAACTTTTTGACATCGACAGAGCAGCACGTGCACTACAAGAGTATGAGCTCTTTCGTCGAAAACTTGGAGAATTCTCATCTGACCTTGCTGCGAGGATGGCAAAAGATAGAGGCACTTCTCCAGCTAGTTGGTGGGCTATGTTTGGTTCAGAAACACCACATCTTCAGATAGCAGCTAAGCGACTACTCTCTCAATGCGCATCATCAAGTGGATGTGAAAGGAATTGGAGTTCCTTTGCCTTTATTCACACAAAGCTTCGCAACAGGTTAAGCAGCATGAAGCTCCATAATTTGGTATATGTGCACTACAACCTTCGGCTTCGTATTCAGCGTGCAACAGCTACAGTTGAGGCAAGTGATTTCGATCCTGCTACTAGCTTCATGGATCTCTCATTGTATCGGCAGACCAGGCCAATTGAAGAATGGATGCAGCATGGTAGATCAAATAGAGCACCAACCTTAGATGAAGATTCTGATTTTGCCGACCCTCCTGTGCCTGCTCAGATCTTGACTGACCTCGCACGTAGGGTGGGTGAGCCAGTAAATGTTGATGATTGGGCCAGAGAGAATATTGGTGACACCCACCTAGGGAAAAGAAAGACCAAAATTCCTCCAAATCAGTctaaacgaaaaaaacaaagaaagggtGACGTTGAGGAGGAAAGCATTGGCACTGACGATACCACACCAGAGCCTAGTGATGATGGacatggtggtagtggtggtgatgatgatgacgacgacgacgatgacgatgatggtgatggcaaTGAGGGTGGTGATGAcaatgacgatgatgatgggGATGATCGTGGTGGTGCTTCTACTAGTGGTGCTCCAACTGGTGCTATGAGATTTACGGGAGAGACTGCCTTCACTCATGccacacaagatcaagatcatggaGCACCCAGCTCTCAACGTCGCACAAGAAGCAATACTCGTCCATTAGGCCCGTACGACGGTGAGGATGATGGTAGCTCTACCTCTGTCAGTTCCACCTACAGCTACCCGTCGGCACCCTCCTTTGTGTGGCCACCACAACCACATCCGATGGCTGTCCCTCCGCGTCCTCTATATGGATATCCCCATATGTACTATCAAGGATATCTCCCATATGGAAATCCTCACATGTACTATCAGGAATATCCCCCAGAGCAAGATCCCTCCGAATGAGTACCTAAGTATGTAGGTAACACATCTTATTTTCTCACTTGCATTCATTTCTTTTACATCTTCTCACCCATTTTATTTATTCCTTTTTATAGGATTCGACGTTACAATGGGAGTCATCAACAATTTCCGGTCGGTCGTAAGGTTTTCCTATGGGAAAACACCGAAATAAAAATTTTAGAGTATATTATGTGTTAACTATTTGAGACTTGTATTATTTGAACCTATATTTTATTTGAACCTATAAATTGTGTTAACAAGTTGAACCTATATTTTATTGCATTTGGATTGTGGTTTGTATTGATATACATATGTTTTACGTCAATTCTATTAATATTTGCTTTGTAAGAAAATCATTATGCATATTGAACTATTATATATAAGAATTAGATATAATTCTCTGAAAATATTACACTTCTCTTAACACAATTTGTTGTTTTCTACCGTGGTCAACATTTTTCGGTAATTATGCAGCCTATTCCACCGAAATTACAACGGAAACCGGTCGAAAAATACGAAATTCGGtggtttcaaatttgaattggtttaccgaccggtaaatCCGGTAAACCGCCGGTTTTCGGTATTTTTCCGTTACCGGTGCGGTCCGGTAAATGACTTACCGCCGGTAAGTTTATCCTTGGGCCCGAGGCCTTCCTCGATCCTGTCGCCCAGGTCCTTGTCCCTCTTctgcggcccgccgccgcccccagccAAGTCGCGAAACAACACGCCGTCAGATGAGCGCCAGGAGAACCCACGCGCCCAAGGCTTCTACGCTGCGCCGCACGCGTGGCTGTGGCTTACCTTGAGGTCGGCGAAGGGGATGGTGACCGTGCGGACGgtcggcggccgccgctccATCGCGCGGCAGCGGCACCGGACCGGGCGTGCCGCCGGAGCGGAGGCGACGGCGAAGGAGGCGGCTCGGCCTTGGCCCCGGGATCTCCTGCCTGGCGCGGCGGCTGGAGCCCAAGTGTGCTGTGTCCGCACGGCGCTGCCCATCTCCACCACGACGCTCGAGTGAGTACGAGTACTCGACCTTGACGTCGCCCTCTTGTTACGTTGGTGATTCGTTTGGGGCGACTTGTTTCTGACTTGTTAAGTCCGGAGATGACTGTGATGTGGCCATGTGGGACAGAGAGAGGTTGAGCCGTCACGTGCACGCTGCGCCGGGTGGATCAGATGCTCAGACTTCTATTTCCATCGCTCTCTTGCCTGCTCGcctaaaaaagaagagaaaactcGCTGGCCTTCCACTTCGAATTACATCAGACGTCGCGGGTTTTCTGTTTTGTTGGTACATTGTTGTGAACTTGTGATCCAGTGATCCACTTGGCTTTTACATCAGAAGTGATACAGTGTCAAAATCTAAAAATTTTAACTAAACAAGGCTTTAATTGCTCTGCTCTGCCTCACGTTCTTGCCACGTAGTGCTTGTTCAGTATCCTCTCCGAGTACTCCCCGTACGCAAGCGTTTCGTTCGGTGGAATCGACAGCTGAGTCAGAAGTCAAAACAGAAAACCAGTCACACCAGGAGGAAACTTAACCGCGAGTGCTGAATGTTACTATGCTGATTAGGCTCTGTTTAGACAATAGTACCTCTTGGTGATAGGGGAATTCACTTGGAAACTTGATCTTCTCATCCCTGCCAAGTGTTTCAAGAAACGATTAATTAACTTTGGGAACCTGCATGCCAGACCTTGGAATATCAGGTGCGCTCGACTAAAACGGTTTTGACTAATAGTGAAGATCTACAAGAGTGAATCGGGGATAGAATTGAAAGCGAACTATAGATATCGTGGTAGTTGCTTGACACACCCCTATTTTGAAGTGTAATTGTGACTTTGCCCTCAtttttaactttgtgatttGGCCCTTTACTATTCACAAGTCAATACGATTTTACCCATAGTCAACAGTCAAAAAGGGGGGGCAAATATGCATAAACCAAAGGCGAAATTGCAATGACATGTGAAAAATAAAggataaaatcacaaagttaaaaaaatgagGGTAAAACTACAATTACACTTCAAATCAGGGGCAAGAACACTAAAAAACCAAGATTTATTTATCCATGTTAATTTATTAGACTTGCTATTACTTAGTTGCACCTCATGCATGGCTCATCACAGTTGAGGTGATCAGGTGAAGAAGCCCTAATAACATATACTGCCGTATGATGACGTTAGAAAAAGATAGCAAAAATCTTTGGTACAGAAAAGAGCAACATCACAAGTGAGCAACAGATGGCATTTTGGAAAGACAAACCTATACTTACCAATTTGGCTGCACAAACAGCGCGAAAGTCGAGCGGTCAACAAGTGAAGCATCTTCACAGCTGGGCGCCTAGAAACATTAGCAGACATGAATGCTTGCTTGCATCCACAAATTAAGAGAACTATTCAGTGTAAATAAGTTGACGTTTTCAAGGTATGACTTTGATTATTATTTtgctatatatttatataaactAATATGCATATATGAGATTATGAGACTACTTTTTATGATAAGAGAAAGTACACTACAGAAGTAAGCTATATTATGGGTTGCCCACCTACCTTGGATCTGATCCATAAGTCAGTGAGTTTCGGCTCAATGGAGGCAAACTAAACGATGCAAGCATCTATGGACATGGACTGATCTAAAAGCCACCATAGTGTTTAGATACATGATGCTATGCTAAGATGGGACCCAGTCGACAGAAGCTTCCTGTGATAACagtgctccctccctccctccctccctccctctctctctctcagacgTGATTGGTTGTCTGCATCTAAGAGGATAGGCACACTGGACAATGGATCTCTGCGAGAGACATATGAAGGCAgaaccctctctctctctctctctctctctctctctctctctctctctctctcacagaCGTGCTTGGTTGTCTGCATCTAAGAGGATAGGCACACTGGACAATGGATCTCTGCGAGAGACATATGAAGGCAGAATTCACATGCACTTGCGCAAGGAAACCATGAACGATCCACATACATCTAAAATTTGTGTTTCCCAAGCCAAATTCAATAGATGCTTTTGCACCCCTCAGGCCAGACCAGACCCAAGCGCTCACGGAGGTAACCAAACGCCCCTTATACATGCCATTATGAAGATGGATATTCTCTAGATTTTACCTTCACACAGTGTGGGGTTGCGCGTAGGTGACCTCTTGATAGTATTTCAGCAGTTTCCCCAGTCATGTAGGCCAATTCATCATCCTTAAATGTAACCTAAATTATCCAGTCAAAAACAAATAAGCATAGAACACCTAGCTCCCCTTGAGAAATAAATGTATACATGGTCCATGCAATCTTTTAactaaaaatgaaaaatgatCAGCATGCCATTTTAACTAAAAATGAGTAATGTAGTGACAACCTGTGTAATTTACATCTTAGCATAGTCTCCCTCAGACCACAGATATAATCAATGGGACATATATATTGACAGGTTCCTAGCAGATGCAACTTTTACCACCAATTTCTATAAAATATATTATTTTAAAAGACAAATATGTCATGAAACTACTTTTCATGACGAATCTAGTAGCATCAAGCTTATGTTGCTAAACTATTTGTACTTTTAGCTATTTATGGTCAAAGCTAAACAAGCTTGCTGCTATTGGAATAGAATTCTAAATTCAAATGAAGTAACCTTAACAACTCGATTATCGTGAGATCGGATATGTAGCCCAGCTCCACTATCAGAACAAGGAATCTCCACAGATTTTCTCATGAACAAGCCACATGTAAGTCCTGCATGTACAGCCAAAGTATTGATCGTATGTTAGGTGTGAAAGACATTAGAAAAAAGTTACATACCAATTATTCCTGAAATACAATAAGATTGTGCGCTAACAATTTCAGCAATATATATGTCGCTTGTTTGATCACAAGTTCAATGTACACCTCTGTTGTTTACAGTTCATCGGTATATCGTGAAATTCTGTATATTGTGGCGAAAATGGCAGTGCTGCCTTCTCATTTAAATAGGTAGAAAAAGTTTACAGCAGCCAGAGGTGTCTCGTGGATCACCTGTCAAAGATGCATAGTCAGTATGCCATCCACACCAGGACGAAATAGATTGACCATCTTTCTGTTTGCTGCCATAGCAGACATTGGAAATTGATCAGAGGAGCATATTGGATGGTCACAAGGATAAGTTTTGATTCAGAGGCAGAGATGTAAAATGTTCATGCACAACAGTGCAGCGTATTAATGTTGTGATCCTATAAAACATATTGATGAACACGTGTAACTAA
The nucleotide sequence above comes from Panicum virgatum strain AP13 chromosome 3K, P.virgatum_v5, whole genome shotgun sequence. Encoded proteins:
- the LOC120697891 gene encoding uncharacterized protein LOC120697891 isoform X3, translating into MVDPVWEHGEKRGSGFKCKYCGTSKSGGGATRFKDHLAHRGHDVIDCPSVPPAVKNFFISELDKIKAKKYERQQDRRRRDAAARSTQYVDFEGEEEEEEEQDDELQQALRHSREEYEFRQRAGPRYERGGGSGSGQARDPGGGSRPIGRMFSRSRSHIPERARDYNLATASGPRQQRIDTGPWTSKGRTARELLGRAWSKACHSVGIPGRKVDDPYFRAAIIETQKQVPPTATRRHPPLCGHHNHIRWLSLRVLYMDIPICTIKDISHMEILTCTIRNIPQSKIPPNEYLRFDVTMGVINNFRSVVRFSYGKTPK
- the LOC120697891 gene encoding uncharacterized protein LOC120697891 isoform X2 is translated as MVDPVWEHGEKRGSGFKCKYCGTSKSGGGATRFKDHLAHRGHDVIDCPSVPPAVKNFFISELDKIKAKKYERQQDRRRRDAAARSTQYVDFEGEEEEEEEQDDELQQALRHSREEYEFRQRAGPRYERGGGSGSGQARDPGGGSRPIGRMFSRSRSHIPERARDYNLATASGPRQQRIDTGPWTSKGRTARELLGRAWSKACHSVGIPGRKVDDPYFRAAIIETQKQATRRHPPLCGHHNHIRWLSLRVLYMDIPICTIKDISHMEILTCTIRNIPQSKIPPNEYLSMIRRYNGSHQQFPVGRKVFLWENTEIKILEYIMC
- the LOC120697891 gene encoding uncharacterized protein LOC120697891 isoform X1, encoding MVDPVWEHGEKRGSGFKCKYCGTSKSGGGATRFKDHLAHRGHDVIDCPSVPPAVKNFFISELDKIKAKKYERQQDRRRRDAAARSTQYVDFEGEEEEEEEQDDELQQALRHSREEYEFRQRAGPRYERGGGSGSGQARDPGGGSRPIGRMFSRSRSHIPERARDYNLATASGPRQQRIDTGPWTSKGRTARELLGRAWSKACHSVGIPGRKVDDPYFRAAIIETQKQVPPTATRRHPPLCGHHNHIRWLSLRVLYMDIPICTIKDISHMEILTCTIRNIPQSKIPPNEYLSMIRRYNGSHQQFPVGRKVFLWENTEIKILEYIMC
- the LOC120697889 gene encoding uncharacterized protein LOC120697889 isoform X8, whose protein sequence is MQRPPPSVRVVTIPFADLEDRGKDLSGKIGDGFGRQGLGIVAIADVPGYPELRKRLLRLAPRVANLPEEVKKGLEDPNSRFPSYCRPNIWPNDDLPELQTVMKQGMGPYVGESLEQTLARSRCHKGRLLYYFPQKFSKQKDGQSISSWCGWHTDYASLTGLTCGLFMRKSVEIPCSDSGAGLHIRSHDNRVVKVTFKDDELAYMTGETAEILSRGHLRATPHCVKQAFMSANVSRRPAVKMLHLLTARLSRCLCSQIGMRRSSFQVNSPITKSCRFHRTKRLRTGSTRRGY